The Microbacterium horticulturae genome has a window encoding:
- a CDS encoding M18 family aminopeptidase codes for MPTPAALAHAEDLAAFVAASPSSYHAAAEVARRLEAVGFTRLDETEAWPDQAGGRFVVVRDGAAIAWVVPEGAAATTGVHVFGAHTDSPGFKLKPQPTTGSHGWLQAGVEVYGGPLLNSWLDRELTLAGRVVLDDGTQALASTGPLLRLPQLAIHLDRGVNDGLTLDKQRHTQPVWGLGEPQSADLLAAVAVSAGVDAARIRGYDLVTADTARGAVFGHDDAFFAAGRLDDLASVHAGVVALAQHTASERIAMLAVFDHEELGSSTRSGAAGPFLAEMLERVWLGLGADREQQLRALASSWCVSSDVGHSVHPNYPEKHDPVVQPLLGLGPILKINANQRYATDAPGAAAWHRWCDAAGVRSQEFVSNNAVPCGSTIGPITATRLGIRTVDVGIPILSMHSARELAGVDDLDALSRVAGAFFAA; via the coding sequence GTGCCCACGCCCGCCGCACTCGCCCACGCCGAAGACCTCGCCGCGTTCGTCGCCGCGTCGCCGTCGAGCTACCACGCCGCCGCCGAGGTTGCGCGCCGGCTGGAGGCCGTCGGCTTCACCCGACTCGACGAGACTGAGGCGTGGCCGGATCAGGCCGGCGGCCGATTCGTCGTCGTTCGCGACGGCGCCGCGATCGCCTGGGTCGTGCCCGAAGGCGCCGCGGCCACCACTGGCGTGCACGTGTTCGGAGCGCATACCGACTCGCCGGGCTTCAAACTCAAGCCGCAGCCGACGACCGGTTCACACGGCTGGCTGCAGGCGGGCGTCGAGGTCTACGGCGGCCCGCTGCTGAACTCGTGGCTCGACCGCGAGCTGACCCTGGCCGGACGAGTCGTCCTCGACGACGGCACGCAGGCGCTGGCATCCACCGGTCCCCTGCTGCGGCTGCCGCAGCTGGCGATCCACCTCGATCGGGGCGTCAACGACGGCCTCACCCTCGACAAGCAGCGGCACACGCAGCCGGTGTGGGGACTGGGCGAGCCGCAGTCCGCCGACCTGCTCGCCGCCGTCGCGGTGTCGGCGGGGGTGGATGCCGCGCGCATCCGCGGCTACGACCTGGTCACCGCCGACACGGCACGTGGGGCGGTTTTCGGACACGACGACGCGTTCTTCGCGGCCGGGCGCCTCGACGACCTCGCCTCGGTGCACGCCGGCGTCGTTGCGCTCGCGCAGCACACGGCGAGCGAGCGCATCGCGATGCTCGCGGTGTTCGATCACGAAGAGCTCGGGTCGTCGACGCGCTCGGGGGCGGCCGGCCCCTTCCTCGCCGAGATGCTCGAGCGGGTCTGGCTGGGGCTCGGCGCCGACCGCGAGCAGCAGCTGCGCGCGCTCGCGTCGTCGTGGTGCGTCTCCAGCGACGTGGGGCACTCGGTGCACCCGAACTATCCCGAGAAGCACGACCCCGTCGTGCAGCCGCTGCTCGGCTTGGGACCGATCCTGAAGATCAACGCGAACCAGCGCTACGCCACCGACGCCCCCGGCGCTGCCGCCTGGCATCGATGGTGCGACGCCGCAGGCGTGCGCAGCCAGGAGTTCGTCTCGAACAACGCCGTGCCGTGCGGCTCGACGATCGGGCCGATCACCGCGACGCGGCTGGGCATCCGCACGGTCGACGTGGGCATCCCCATCCTCTCGATGCACTCGGCGCGCGAGCTGGCCGGCGTGGACGACCTCGACGCGCTCTCTCGCGTCGCGGGCGCGTTCTTCGCGGCGTAG
- a CDS encoding bifunctional nuclease family protein, producing MVQVRVAGVALDATGQHVILLQPIDALPTESRLLPIWIGSMEATSIMVAIEGAETPRPLTHDLLRTMLETLEATVEQVEVTRIDDGTFYAEITVNAGGAVHRIDARPSDAVALASRTAAPIFVADEVLAEAGVEDVITEAEAEADVEEFSKFIDEVDPDDFKE from the coding sequence ATGGTCCAGGTCCGCGTCGCCGGCGTCGCACTCGATGCCACGGGGCAGCACGTGATCCTGCTGCAGCCGATCGACGCGTTGCCGACCGAGAGCCGGCTGCTGCCGATCTGGATCGGCAGCATGGAGGCCACGTCGATCATGGTCGCGATCGAGGGCGCCGAGACGCCACGCCCGCTCACGCATGACCTTCTGCGCACCATGCTTGAGACGCTGGAGGCCACCGTCGAACAGGTCGAGGTCACCCGCATCGACGACGGCACGTTCTATGCCGAGATCACGGTGAACGCGGGCGGCGCCGTGCACCGCATCGACGCACGCCCGTCGGACGCCGTCGCTCTGGCCTCGCGCACGGCGGCGCCGATCTTCGTGGCCGACGAGGTGCTGGCCGAAGCGGGCGTGGAGGATGTGATCACCGAAGCCGAGGCGGAGGCCGACGTCGAGGAGTTCTCGAAGTTCATCGACGAGGTCGACCCCGACGATTTCAAGGAGTAG
- a CDS encoding FAD-binding oxidoreductase, with the protein MTALTTADDAVARLREVLRERLFTAGDEGYDAARLPWNLVTDQRPYAVAVPRTADEVATVVQAAAASGLRIAPQATGHGAGPLRGTDLGDTIVVSLREMRDVAVDPGARTATLQGGAVWHDVLAAATPHGLTAAHGSAGDVSVVGYALGGGVSFYGRTHGLAVNGVRRARVVVADGSIVTASADENPELFWALRGGAGAFGVVVELTIDLLPYSDVFAGLMLWDGSRAADVARAWVTWTATAPETTTTSLRIMHFPPLPELPPFVSGRSVVAIDGAVLEGDAAAAEILAPLRALEPEMDTFGRIPAAALTAVHMDPPEPSAAVSEHAMLTALDDAFVDAFVTAAFAARPMISEIRHCGGAFARPAADAGAVSALEGDYLLSALTIVPVPPAVPGGLAACGAVVDAVRPWRGPGVALTFVDLPDRDVTAGFGAGAARLAALRRERDPEGIFVAAHPVG; encoded by the coding sequence ATGACTGCTCTGACAACCGCCGACGACGCCGTCGCCCGGCTGCGCGAGGTGCTCCGCGAGAGGCTGTTCACGGCCGGTGACGAAGGCTATGACGCGGCGCGGCTTCCCTGGAACCTGGTGACCGACCAACGACCGTACGCGGTGGCCGTGCCCCGCACCGCAGACGAGGTGGCCACCGTCGTGCAGGCGGCTGCGGCATCCGGCCTGCGGATCGCCCCGCAGGCGACCGGACACGGCGCGGGCCCTCTGCGCGGCACCGACCTCGGCGACACTATCGTCGTGTCGCTGCGTGAGATGCGCGACGTGGCCGTCGACCCCGGCGCACGTACGGCGACCCTGCAGGGCGGTGCCGTATGGCACGACGTGCTCGCGGCGGCGACCCCGCACGGGCTGACCGCCGCGCACGGCAGCGCCGGCGACGTGTCGGTCGTGGGGTACGCGCTCGGCGGCGGTGTCTCGTTCTACGGGCGCACGCACGGGCTCGCCGTCAACGGCGTGCGCCGCGCGCGGGTGGTGGTCGCCGACGGCTCGATCGTTACGGCATCCGCCGATGAGAACCCCGAGCTGTTCTGGGCGCTGCGCGGCGGGGCCGGCGCGTTCGGCGTCGTCGTCGAGCTGACGATCGACCTGCTGCCCTACTCCGACGTGTTTGCGGGCCTGATGCTGTGGGACGGATCGCGCGCCGCCGACGTCGCCCGCGCCTGGGTCACCTGGACGGCGACCGCACCCGAGACTACGACGACCTCGCTGCGGATCATGCACTTCCCGCCGCTGCCCGAGCTGCCGCCGTTCGTGTCGGGACGCTCGGTCGTCGCGATCGACGGCGCTGTGCTGGAAGGGGATGCCGCGGCCGCCGAGATCCTCGCACCGCTGCGCGCCCTCGAACCCGAGATGGACACGTTCGGGCGCATTCCGGCCGCGGCGCTCACGGCGGTGCACATGGATCCGCCCGAGCCGTCGGCCGCCGTCTCGGAGCACGCCATGCTCACCGCCCTCGACGACGCGTTCGTCGACGCGTTCGTCACGGCGGCGTTCGCGGCCCGACCGATGATCAGCGAGATCCGTCACTGCGGCGGGGCGTTCGCGCGGCCGGCGGCCGACGCCGGCGCGGTCAGCGCGCTGGAGGGCGACTATCTGCTCTCGGCGCTGACGATCGTGCCGGTGCCGCCGGCAGTGCCTGGCGGCCTCGCCGCCTGCGGGGCGGTGGTCGACGCGGTGCGTCCGTGGCGCGGGCCGGGGGTGGCGCTGACCTTCGTGGACCTGCCCGACCGCGACGTGACGGCGGGCTTCGGCGCCGGTGCAGCACGCCTCGCCGCGCTGCGCCGCGAGCGCGACCCGGAAGGGATCTTCGTCGCCGCGCACCCGGTGGGCTGA
- a CDS encoding ROK family transcriptional regulator → MANQRRTPGSQTSLREANRARIIAAIKKHGSLTQVELAGVTGLSPASVSNIVRELGTAGVLRTSPSTRSGRRATLVSFARAIGLVAGIHVSARHLRVIVADVNCTVLSEHHMPLARDHRADNELDRASLMLADMLGDLDSAIDELVGVGLAISAPIERGTGRVAGRGILRGWTGVDIPQVVHRRLRRPVYLDNASNLSALAEARLGAARGKQNIVFLDIGEGIGSGLMLSGQVLRGHNGTAGELGHTIIMEDGPLCRCGNRGCLEAIAGGPAILERLDTPGGTMKLGDIVLRAMANDGPSIRALAEAGRHIGLATGNLCNLVDPERIVVGGDLARAGELLLGPIRLAMEHAVVVDPTHAPDVVQGQLGLDAAAMGAIVHAIDSTNVRAAAM, encoded by the coding sequence GTGGCAAACCAACGGCGGACTCCGGGTTCGCAGACTTCACTTCGTGAAGCCAATCGGGCGCGAATCATCGCCGCGATCAAGAAGCACGGCAGTCTCACGCAGGTCGAGCTCGCCGGTGTCACGGGGCTCTCGCCGGCGTCGGTTTCGAACATCGTACGCGAGCTCGGCACCGCCGGGGTACTGCGCACAAGCCCCAGCACCCGCAGCGGCAGGCGCGCCACGCTCGTCTCGTTCGCGCGCGCGATCGGCCTGGTCGCCGGCATCCACGTCTCGGCTCGCCATCTGCGGGTCATCGTCGCCGATGTCAACTGCACCGTGCTGAGCGAGCACCATATGCCGCTGGCTCGCGACCACCGCGCCGACAACGAGCTCGACCGCGCATCGCTCATGCTCGCCGACATGCTCGGCGACCTCGACTCGGCCATCGACGAGCTCGTGGGCGTGGGGCTCGCGATCTCGGCGCCGATCGAGCGGGGCACCGGCCGGGTCGCCGGCCGCGGCATCCTGCGCGGCTGGACCGGGGTCGACATCCCCCAGGTCGTGCACCGCCGGCTGCGCCGCCCCGTCTACCTCGACAACGCGTCGAACCTCTCGGCCCTCGCCGAGGCACGGCTGGGCGCGGCGCGCGGCAAGCAGAACATCGTGTTCCTCGACATCGGCGAGGGCATCGGCTCGGGCCTGATGCTCAGCGGCCAGGTGCTGCGCGGCCACAACGGCACGGCCGGGGAGCTGGGCCACACGATCATCATGGAAGACGGACCCCTCTGCCGCTGCGGCAACCGCGGCTGCCTCGAGGCCATCGCCGGCGGTCCCGCGATCCTCGAGCGACTCGACACCCCCGGCGGCACGATGAAGCTCGGCGACATCGTGCTGCGCGCGATGGCCAATGACGGGCCGAGCATCCGGGCCCTCGCCGAAGCCGGCCGGCACATCGGCCTGGCCACCGGCAACCTCTGCAACCTGGTCGACCCCGAACGCATCGTCGTCGGCGGCGACCTCGCCCGCGCCGGAGAGCTGCTGCTCGGCCCGATCCGGCTCGCGATGGAGCACGCGGTCGTCGTCGATCCCACGCACGCCCCCGACGTCGTCCAGGGGCAGTTGGGACTGGATGCCGCGGCCATGGGCGCGATCGTCCACGCGATCGACTCGACCAATGTGCGTGCAGCTGCGATGTGA